A region of Paenibacillus sp. JNUCC-31 DNA encodes the following proteins:
- a CDS encoding aldose 1-epimerase: MTQQNAAFEEQFGGIPAVWLHFDQFEAAVIPSVGANLVAFRDTERGFRYLREPDQEHMDDFMAAPAVYGIPILSPPNRYEDGRFPWDGKVYQLPINEPATGNHLHGFLHNVEWKVEGYGSDKLESYVVLSQEVKEGHVFHQYLPFTFTVTLRYSLSNLGLQQQLNVRNNGQERMPNLFAFHTAISVPFAPESQASDYTAKATIGQRRELNERSLPTGQFQPLTPEEEQLKGEGVSPFFAAMDNHYTAEPQNGRNYMELTDHRTGDKLVYDVGTSYKHWMIWNNNMAGDFFCPEPQMNLVNAPNVQGLPAEEIGLIGLEPGEIFEQSSRLYPIKPQK; this comes from the coding sequence ATGACACAGCAAAATGCAGCTTTTGAAGAACAATTTGGAGGTATACCCGCTGTCTGGCTTCACTTTGATCAGTTTGAAGCGGCTGTCATTCCAAGCGTGGGTGCCAACCTTGTCGCTTTCCGCGATACAGAGCGGGGATTCCGCTATTTGCGGGAGCCAGATCAGGAGCATATGGACGATTTTATGGCTGCTCCTGCCGTATATGGAATTCCGATTCTTTCTCCACCAAATCGCTATGAGGATGGTCGTTTTCCCTGGGATGGCAAAGTCTATCAATTGCCTATAAATGAACCAGCTACAGGCAACCATTTGCATGGGTTCTTGCACAATGTTGAGTGGAAGGTTGAGGGTTATGGATCTGATAAGCTGGAGAGTTATGTCGTACTTAGCCAGGAAGTCAAGGAAGGACATGTGTTCCATCAATACCTGCCATTCACATTTACTGTGACGCTTCGTTATTCGCTAAGCAACCTTGGACTTCAACAGCAATTGAATGTTCGCAATAATGGTCAGGAACGTATGCCGAATCTGTTTGCATTCCATACAGCAATCAGCGTTCCATTTGCACCGGAAAGCCAAGCATCCGATTATACGGCCAAAGCAACCATTGGACAACGCCGGGAGTTGAATGAACGTTCCTTGCCTACGGGACAATTTCAACCGCTTACACCGGAAGAAGAACAGTTAAAAGGTGAAGGTGTCAGTCCGTTTTTTGCAGCCATGGATAATCACTACACGGCAGAACCTCAGAATGGGCGTAACTATATGGAACTGACTGATCATCGTACCGGCGACAAGCTGGTGTATGATGTAGGGACTTCCTACAAGCATTGGATGATCTGGAACAACAACATGGCGGGCGACTTCTTCTGTCCTGAACCACAGATGAACCTGGTTAATGCTCCGAATGTACAGGGCTTACCTGCTGAAGAGATCGGTCTTATTGGTCTTGAGCCTGGTGAAATATTCGAACAATCCAGTCGTTTGTACCCGATCAAGCCACAAAAATAA
- a CDS encoding MBL fold metallo-hydrolase, translated as MASDNLITAGMTGLEEVAHDILSLRTLFVNVVFIGEPGSRNWVLVDTGVASFTDQILHVASERFPGPPSAIILTHGHFDHVGTVIELEQFWGVPVYAHSLELPYLTGAKDYPPADPSVGGGLMARLSFTYPNEAINLDDRIFSLPDDHSIPGVSAWRWIHTPGHTPGHVSLFREEDRILIAGDAIVTVKQESLWNVLLQDKQLHGPPAYFTTDWKAAHQSVHHIRQLQPKVAVTGHGHTLTGDMLRDSLKQLDLDFEETSVPDHGKYVD; from the coding sequence ATGGCATCTGACAATCTGATTACAGCAGGGATGACGGGACTCGAAGAAGTCGCGCACGATATCCTCAGTCTGCGTACACTGTTCGTTAATGTTGTGTTTATCGGTGAGCCGGGAAGCCGGAACTGGGTGCTCGTGGATACAGGAGTAGCGAGTTTCACCGATCAGATCCTTCATGTTGCATCTGAACGATTTCCTGGTCCTCCGTCTGCTATTATTTTGACACATGGTCATTTTGATCATGTAGGGACCGTCATCGAATTGGAACAATTCTGGGGTGTCCCGGTGTATGCACACTCGCTGGAACTGCCTTATTTGACAGGTGCGAAGGATTACCCTCCAGCGGACCCTTCCGTAGGTGGTGGTTTGATGGCACGGTTGTCATTCACGTATCCCAATGAAGCCATTAATCTGGATGATCGGATATTCAGTCTGCCGGATGACCATTCCATTCCGGGAGTTTCGGCTTGGAGATGGATTCACACCCCTGGTCACACGCCGGGACATGTTTCACTATTTCGTGAAGAAGATCGTATCCTGATTGCCGGAGACGCGATTGTCACGGTAAAACAGGAATCGCTCTGGAATGTGCTGCTTCAGGACAAACAGTTACACGGTCCGCCCGCATACTTCACGACAGATTGGAAGGCGGCTCATCAATCCGTACATCATATTCGCCAATTGCAGCCGAAGGTTGCTGTTACAGGGCATGGACATACCTTAACCGGCGATATGTTGAGGGATTCGCTGAAGCAACTCGATCTGGATTTCGAAGAAACTTCCGTTCCGGATCATGGCAAATATGTGGACTGA
- the fumC gene encoding class II fumarate hydratase gives MEYRIERDTLGEMKVPADRLWGAQTQRSKENFPIGREHMPMEVVRALAILKKSAAASNHKLGKLSAAKSDAIAYAADEIIAGRIDDHFPLVVWQTGSGTQSNMNVNEVIANLGNQLLEQKGKEERLHPNDDVNMSQSSNDTFPTALHVAGVLAVEDQLLPAIAVLKATFADKSEAFKDIIKIGRTHLQDATPITLGQEISGWEAMLDKSERMIRDSVQYMKELAIGGTAVGTGINAHPDFGDYTAKEIGKHTGKDFVSAPNKFHALTSHDEVVYAHGAVKALAADLMKIANDVRWLASGPRSGLGEIRIPENEPGSSIMPGKVNPTQSEAMTMVVTQVMGNDAAIGFAASQGNFELNVFKPVIIYNFLQSVQLLADSIVAFNDKCAVGIEPNLSQIEHNLNNSLMLVTALNPHIGYENAAKIAKLAHKEGLSLKEATLQTGLLTEEQFDQYVDPAKMIAPKA, from the coding sequence GTGGAATACCGCATTGAGAGAGATACGTTAGGTGAAATGAAAGTACCAGCCGACAGGCTGTGGGGAGCTCAAACGCAGCGCAGCAAGGAGAACTTTCCGATTGGTCGCGAGCATATGCCGATGGAAGTCGTACGTGCTCTTGCCATTTTGAAAAAAAGCGCTGCTGCAAGCAATCATAAATTGGGTAAACTATCGGCTGCCAAATCAGATGCGATCGCTTATGCCGCTGATGAAATTATTGCTGGCCGGATTGATGATCATTTCCCGCTCGTGGTATGGCAGACGGGTAGCGGAACACAGTCCAACATGAACGTGAACGAGGTCATTGCCAATCTGGGTAACCAGTTGCTTGAACAAAAGGGCAAGGAAGAACGTCTGCATCCGAATGATGATGTCAACATGTCTCAGAGCTCGAATGATACATTTCCAACCGCTCTGCATGTTGCGGGTGTGCTCGCGGTTGAAGATCAGCTCTTGCCGGCAATTGCGGTGCTGAAAGCTACTTTTGCAGACAAGTCGGAAGCCTTTAAGGATATTATCAAAATTGGCCGTACTCATCTTCAGGATGCGACTCCAATTACGCTTGGTCAAGAGATCAGCGGTTGGGAAGCGATGCTCGACAAGAGTGAACGCATGATCCGGGATAGTGTTCAGTATATGAAGGAACTGGCAATCGGTGGTACGGCTGTTGGAACCGGAATCAATGCACATCCCGACTTTGGTGATTATACAGCCAAGGAGATTGGTAAACATACAGGTAAGGATTTTGTATCCGCTCCAAATAAATTCCACGCCCTTACGAGCCATGATGAAGTCGTTTATGCTCACGGCGCCGTTAAAGCGCTTGCAGCTGACTTGATGAAAATTGCCAATGATGTACGCTGGCTCGCGAGTGGCCCACGCAGTGGTTTAGGAGAGATCCGGATTCCGGAGAACGAACCGGGTAGCTCCATTATGCCAGGTAAAGTGAATCCAACCCAGAGCGAGGCGATGACCATGGTCGTTACGCAAGTGATGGGGAACGACGCAGCGATCGGCTTCGCGGCAAGTCAGGGTAACTTCGAGTTGAATGTGTTCAAACCGGTTATTATCTATAACTTCCTGCAATCGGTTCAGCTTCTTGCGGATTCCATCGTTGCATTTAATGATAAATGTGCAGTCGGCATTGAACCTAACCTCAGCCAGATTGAACACAATCTGAATAATTCGCTTATGCTGGTTACGGCTCTCAATCCCCACATCGGTTATGAGAATGCAGCCAAAATTGCCAAGCTCGCGCATAAGGAAGGGTTGTCTCTGAAAGAAGCAACATTGCAGACAGGTCTGCTTACGGAAGAGCAATTCGATCAGTATGTTGATCCAGCGAAAATGATAGCTCCGAAAGCCTAA
- a CDS encoding aminopeptidase: protein MNNFETNLQQYAELAVKVGVNVHPGQTLVVNAPISAAHFVRLIVKAAYGTGAKLVKVNWSDEVITRLHYDLAPEESFSIEPKWFAGEMTELVEEGAAILHVIAENPDLLAGVPQERIVTSQKVRGKAMEKYRSYQMADKFSWSIVAVPSPEWAAKVFPDLPAEQQIDKLWDVIFKTVRIGEQDAVAEWKTHLLNLDSRADLLNEKKYKKLHYTAPGTDLTIELPEGHLWVSGGSINEQGHVFVANMPTEEVFTAPLKTGVNGTVRSTKPLSYGGNLIDGFSLTFENGRIVDYTADQGLDTLKSLIEMDEGAHYLGEVALVPHQSPISDTNILFYNTLFDENASNHLAIGNAYAFCLEGGKTMSKDELISHGMNSSLTHVDFMIGSGEMNIHGVTSEGSEEPIFLQGNWAF, encoded by the coding sequence ATGAACAATTTCGAAACGAATTTACAACAATATGCCGAACTGGCTGTCAAAGTCGGTGTCAATGTCCATCCTGGGCAGACTCTCGTCGTGAACGCACCAATCTCGGCAGCACATTTTGTGCGCCTGATTGTCAAAGCCGCTTATGGCACAGGTGCCAAGCTGGTCAAAGTAAACTGGAGTGATGAAGTCATCACACGTCTTCACTATGATCTCGCACCAGAGGAATCCTTCTCCATTGAACCAAAATGGTTTGCAGGTGAAATGACTGAACTCGTAGAAGAAGGTGCCGCCATTCTGCACGTTATTGCAGAAAATCCGGACCTGCTTGCGGGTGTTCCTCAGGAACGGATCGTGACGAGTCAGAAAGTTCGCGGTAAAGCAATGGAGAAATATCGCTCCTATCAAATGGCAGACAAATTTAGTTGGTCCATTGTAGCAGTTCCCTCTCCTGAATGGGCAGCCAAAGTATTCCCTGATCTTCCGGCAGAGCAGCAAATCGATAAATTGTGGGATGTTATATTCAAAACCGTTCGCATTGGTGAGCAGGATGCTGTCGCAGAATGGAAAACGCATTTGCTGAATCTCGATTCCCGCGCCGATCTGCTCAACGAAAAAAAATACAAAAAGCTTCACTATACTGCCCCTGGCACAGACCTTACGATTGAGCTTCCCGAAGGACATCTGTGGGTGTCCGGTGGCAGCATCAATGAACAAGGACATGTCTTCGTTGCCAATATGCCTACAGAGGAAGTGTTCACCGCTCCACTCAAAACCGGAGTTAACGGCACTGTGCGTAGCACGAAACCACTGAGCTATGGCGGAAACCTGATTGACGGTTTCTCCCTGACTTTCGAAAATGGTCGGATCGTAGACTATACTGCTGATCAAGGACTCGATACACTGAAAAGCCTGATCGAAATGGATGAAGGCGCACATTATCTGGGTGAGGTAGCTCTCGTTCCACATCAATCGCCAATTTCCGATACGAATATTTTGTTCTACAACACCCTCTTTGATGAAAATGCATCCAACCATCTGGCGATCGGTAACGCCTATGCCTTCTGTCTGGAAGGTGGCAAAACGATGTCCAAGGATGAATTGATCAGCCATGGCATGAACTCCAGTCTCACTCATGTGGATTTCATGATTGGATCAGGAGAAATGAACATTCACGGTGTCACTTCCGAAGGCAGCGAAGAACCGATCTTCCTGCAAGGAAACTGGGCTTTCTAA
- a CDS encoding RNA polymerase sigma factor: MANRLQLLLASDFHNLGPQLQEEVYYEYYNMVHGLIVYIIKERAAAEDIIQEAFIKIIKNKPLFDNEVKLKAWLKVVTRNTAINYLRKNKNNRNQLDTDSVFIDMETMNQTAASVESTVETQMMQESIEFYLEQLKPEYRVLVELRWKEGLSYREMADLLDTSEEIVKQRLFRARGSIKKKLHKEWGGSIEQRQVR; this comes from the coding sequence ATGGCCAATCGGCTCCAATTACTTTTAGCCTCGGATTTCCATAATTTGGGCCCGCAACTTCAAGAAGAAGTGTACTACGAATACTATAATATGGTACATGGTCTCATCGTTTACATCATCAAAGAACGTGCAGCAGCAGAAGATATTATCCAGGAAGCTTTTATCAAAATCATTAAAAACAAACCTCTCTTCGACAACGAGGTCAAACTGAAAGCCTGGCTGAAGGTAGTCACACGGAATACCGCCATTAATTATCTGAGAAAAAATAAAAATAACCGTAACCAACTGGATACGGATAGTGTTTTTATAGATATGGAGACAATGAATCAGACGGCAGCTTCCGTGGAGAGCACAGTGGAGACACAAATGATGCAGGAATCCATCGAGTTCTACCTGGAACAGCTTAAACCGGAATATCGTGTTCTCGTAGAGCTGCGCTGGAAAGAGGGTCTTTCCTATCGGGAAATGGCCGATCTGCTTGATACATCTGAAGAAATTGTGAAGCAACGTTTGTTCAGAGCCCGCGGAAGTATCAAGAAAAAATTACATAAGGAATGGGGTGGAAGTATTGAGCAAAGGCAAGTCCGATAA
- a CDS encoding CHASE3 domain-containing protein codes for MSKKRRFTIRSKILLGYLMVVLLFGAVLLILSAQINVLQKENDFISHHDLEVHNLTNTIEKNVLDMETGQRGYMITGDESYLEPYRQGLAQWNYNYDQLFALISDNPSQQRSLQNIKTHITRWIEIAGEPLVELKKQGDQAKVIAFFQSDPGKNEMDLLRSQLDAFRTTEIALTETRVNELASRSSALLTIMYTLWGIIAALSITAAFVVSSNIVKTLRDVMHTITDISRGGNLTQRIHVRTHDEVGDLGRETNNLLDTVQEQNRLKSKIADIATLLQNPNHLEGLSRLFLNQIAILLEIPYSVLYYWKDNRLIRIAAYAADGENERSLGKVSIAPGEGLVGQSAIEKRILCMNDLPQNYIRISSGLGHTTATSVTVAPVIFEGKTIAVIELASMKSLQENDMKMLGELIEIFSVSLHSTATRMELQQLYDESQVLNEELQAQSEKLQLQTEEMVSQTEELHMQTEELHILNERLEIQKNAAETSAGELAKVADQLRTSSGYKSEFLANMSHELRTPLNSMLILSEILAKNKHQHLNSEEQKYASVIHASGKDLLNLINDILDLSKVEAGEMEVDFDDVYLESLPEVMNQYFLKTAEQKGIDFRIQLQSPLPETIVSDEMRLHQILRNLLSNAFKFTNEGEVALTISRVSLASPEGNRMERDAIAFSVSDTGIGIADNKLLQIFDAFKQADGATARKYGGTGLGLSISQSLANLLGGSISATSREGQGSVFTLFLPLRTEEPEVMQTSRLFLNEVAVTAPETTNTSELTSTNVETLLTPLEESLLNGRQVLVVDDDIRNVYALANALEQYGMNVITAQNGYECLEMLERGEAKPDIIMMDIMMPELDGYETTRQIRERLSLKQLPIIALTAKAMKEDRDKCIAAGASDYISKPLNMKEVLSRMKLWLSHETLGI; via the coding sequence TTGTCGAAAAAGAGAAGATTTACGATACGCTCCAAAATTCTATTGGGCTATCTTATGGTGGTGCTGCTATTTGGTGCCGTCTTACTGATTCTATCAGCTCAAATCAATGTATTGCAGAAAGAAAATGATTTTATCAGCCACCACGACCTTGAAGTGCACAACCTGACCAACACGATTGAGAAAAATGTGCTGGACATGGAAACAGGACAGCGTGGATACATGATTACAGGGGATGAAAGCTACCTGGAGCCGTACAGACAGGGGCTTGCGCAGTGGAACTACAACTATGACCAGTTATTTGCATTAATAAGTGACAATCCTTCTCAGCAGCGGAGTTTGCAAAACATCAAAACACATATTACACGGTGGATTGAAATTGCTGGAGAACCGTTGGTGGAACTGAAGAAACAAGGGGATCAAGCGAAGGTCATTGCGTTTTTTCAATCCGATCCAGGCAAAAATGAAATGGATTTGTTGAGGTCTCAGCTTGATGCCTTTCGGACCACAGAGATTGCTCTGACCGAAACGAGGGTAAACGAACTGGCTTCACGAAGTTCCGCGTTACTTACAATCATGTACACATTATGGGGAATTATTGCTGCATTGTCCATTACGGCAGCCTTTGTTGTATCAAGTAATATTGTTAAAACTTTACGAGACGTAATGCACACGATCACTGATATATCCAGAGGGGGGAATCTAACGCAGCGGATTCATGTACGAACACATGATGAAGTAGGTGATCTTGGGCGAGAGACCAATAACTTGCTTGATACGGTCCAGGAACAGAACCGATTGAAAAGCAAGATTGCCGATATAGCCACTCTGCTGCAAAATCCAAATCATTTGGAGGGGCTGTCACGGCTGTTCCTGAATCAAATCGCAATTCTGTTGGAAATTCCTTATAGCGTCTTATATTACTGGAAGGATAATCGACTGATTCGTATTGCGGCATATGCGGCTGATGGAGAAAACGAACGTTCACTTGGTAAAGTATCAATCGCACCCGGTGAAGGCCTTGTCGGTCAAAGTGCTATCGAGAAACGGATTTTGTGTATGAATGACCTGCCGCAAAACTATATTCGCATTTCCTCAGGTCTTGGACATACAACAGCTACGTCGGTAACGGTTGCTCCAGTCATATTTGAAGGTAAAACAATTGCTGTGATTGAACTCGCCTCTATGAAATCATTGCAGGAGAATGATATGAAGATGCTTGGCGAATTGATTGAAATTTTCAGTGTCTCCCTGCATTCGACTGCTACCCGCATGGAATTGCAGCAATTATATGATGAGTCTCAGGTACTCAATGAAGAATTGCAGGCACAATCTGAAAAACTTCAGCTTCAAACCGAAGAGATGGTATCTCAGACGGAAGAGTTACATATGCAGACTGAAGAACTGCATATACTGAACGAGCGTTTGGAAATACAGAAAAATGCGGCAGAAACTTCTGCCGGGGAGCTCGCCAAAGTAGCGGATCAGCTGCGGACCAGTTCCGGTTACAAGTCTGAATTTCTCGCGAATATGTCGCATGAACTGCGTACTCCGCTCAACAGTATGCTGATTTTATCCGAGATTTTGGCTAAGAACAAGCATCAGCACTTAAACAGTGAAGAGCAGAAATATGCTTCGGTGATCCATGCATCAGGCAAGGACTTGCTCAACCTGATTAACGACATTCTCGACCTTTCCAAAGTGGAAGCCGGGGAGATGGAAGTGGATTTTGATGATGTGTATCTTGAAAGTCTGCCCGAAGTGATGAATCAATATTTCCTGAAAACGGCTGAACAAAAAGGAATTGACTTCCGGATTCAGCTTCAAAGCCCTTTGCCGGAAACGATTGTTTCTGACGAGATGCGGTTACACCAGATTTTGCGGAATTTGCTCTCCAATGCATTCAAGTTTACCAATGAAGGTGAAGTGGCATTAACGATCTCCAGAGTGAGTCTGGCCAGTCCTGAAGGGAACAGGATGGAGAGGGATGCTATTGCCTTCTCGGTTAGTGATACGGGAATTGGCATTGCTGACAACAAACTGTTACAGATCTTTGATGCGTTCAAGCAGGCAGACGGAGCTACGGCCCGAAAATATGGTGGAACCGGACTGGGACTGTCGATCTCCCAATCCCTTGCCAATCTGTTGGGCGGATCCATCTCGGCCACAAGCCGTGAGGGACAGGGAAGTGTTTTTACCCTGTTCCTCCCGCTGAGAACGGAAGAGCCAGAGGTTATGCAGACTTCCAGATTGTTCTTGAACGAGGTTGCAGTCACGGCTCCTGAAACAACTAATACTTCAGAATTGACTTCAACAAACGTCGAGACATTGCTGACTCCACTGGAAGAATCGTTACTGAACGGGCGTCAAGTGCTTGTGGTGGACGACGATATTCGAAATGTATACGCCTTGGCGAACGCCCTTGAACAATATGGCATGAATGTGATCACAGCTCAGAATGGATACGAATGTCTGGAGATGCTGGAACGTGGGGAGGCGAAGCCGGATATTATTATGATGGACATCATGATGCCAGAGCTGGATGGGTATGAAACTACTCGCCAGATCCGTGAGAGATTGAGTCTCAAGCAGCTCCCCATTATAGCTCTAACTGCGAAGGCTATGAAAGAAGATCGTGACAAATGTATAGCAGCAGGAGCCTCGGATTATATTAGCAAACCGCTGAATATGAAAGAGGTACTGTCCCGAATGAAATTATGGCTGAGTCATGAAACATTGGGAATCTGA
- a CDS encoding aminopeptidase, whose translation MLSFEQKLDHYAELAVKVGANVQPGQIFVISAMIDTAEFVRLLVRKGYEAGAKKVIVKHGDETVNRLRFEMAPEDSFQDPPKWHAAELEELAANNAAFLTVLSSSPDLLKGIDPERISTHQRTYGQAMSKYRQYQQADKMSWTGVACPSPDWAAKVFPDLSPAEQMKQLWEAIFAAVRADLDDPVAAWEQHIERLEHKAVALNSKKYKALHFVSPGTDLTVELPEGHIWAQAGSINEQGTHFVANIPTEEVFTAPAKYGVSGKVTSTKPLSYGGSIIDRFSLTFEKGRIIDFHAEVGQDTLERLINMDEGSHYLGEVALVPFHSPISESGILYYTTLYDENASCHLAIGSSYAFNIDGGKTMSTEELAARGMNSSITHVDFMMGSPETNIYGVTANGEREAIFLKGDWAF comes from the coding sequence ATGTTGAGTTTTGAACAAAAACTGGATCATTATGCTGAACTGGCCGTAAAAGTTGGAGCCAACGTTCAGCCCGGACAAATCTTCGTCATCAGCGCCATGATTGATACAGCTGAATTCGTGCGTTTGTTGGTGCGCAAAGGCTACGAGGCCGGAGCTAAGAAAGTCATCGTCAAACACGGGGACGAGACTGTCAATCGATTGCGTTTTGAAATGGCGCCTGAGGATTCCTTCCAGGACCCACCGAAATGGCATGCTGCTGAACTTGAGGAGCTGGCAGCGAACAATGCTGCATTCTTGACCGTATTGTCCTCCAGCCCGGACCTATTGAAAGGCATCGATCCTGAACGCATTTCCACCCATCAGCGTACATACGGTCAGGCGATGTCCAAATATCGTCAATATCAGCAGGCCGACAAAATGAGCTGGACAGGAGTAGCCTGTCCTTCACCGGATTGGGCTGCGAAAGTGTTTCCCGACCTTTCACCTGCCGAGCAGATGAAACAGCTCTGGGAAGCCATTTTTGCTGCTGTAAGAGCCGATCTGGATGATCCTGTAGCGGCTTGGGAGCAGCATATTGAGCGTTTAGAGCACAAAGCAGTTGCCCTGAACAGCAAAAAATATAAAGCTTTGCATTTTGTATCACCTGGAACAGACCTTACCGTTGAGCTTCCTGAAGGACATATCTGGGCGCAGGCGGGAAGCATTAACGAACAAGGTACCCACTTTGTTGCCAACATTCCGACAGAGGAAGTATTCACTGCCCCAGCCAAATACGGAGTGAGCGGTAAAGTGACCAGTACCAAACCACTCAGTTATGGCGGAAGTATCATTGATCGCTTCTCCCTAACATTTGAGAAGGGGCGCATCATTGATTTTCATGCCGAAGTAGGGCAAGATACACTCGAACGGCTCATTAACATGGATGAAGGGTCCCATTACCTCGGTGAGGTTGCTTTGGTGCCTTTCCATTCACCAATCTCGGAAAGCGGTATTCTCTATTACACAACGTTATATGATGAGAATGCTTCATGTCACCTCGCGATCGGCAGTTCCTATGCCTTCAATATCGATGGTGGCAAAACCATGTCAACCGAGGAACTTGCAGCTCGCGGCATGAACTCCAGCATTACTCATGTGGACTTCATGATGGGTTCGCCGGAAACGAACATTTACGGCGTGACAGCGAATGGCGAGCGTGAAGCCATCTTCCTAAAAGGCGACTGGGCTTTCTGA
- a CDS encoding PucR family transcriptional regulator → MQLTVKEALKVYPLSEARLVAGGEGTSRMMKSVNVMDAPDIADWIKSGELLFTTAFIMKDNETDALRLMRRLNERGCAGLGIKLGRFWQSIPQGIIEEADRLRMPLLELPFQFTFSDQMNALFKAEHERSNRLLHEVVQKQKKLMQFALQQQHRNVFAELATVLNYPLTVIGSRGHVLYGSDGIAGDAVVQGWPWKSVMHRVKWNQGSCHRVPIKQNDEEYGFLLVFTDAALSLRAEEELFQQAADVLAFYMDMTYREHINPTVQDEMRTLLTQYLDNKMTVDELSRLSENKGVHLFQGTYQCVLITLEPSVFAEGKLLKQIHRELQYNPLMQFTASQHFQIEDGILSIYTCPTGRDYGEELSAFLLNRFGDVLAAQEAKGEPAPRFWISKMKHEPKSLREAYQECLDTRQLARRFGMKDRALQFEMLEFAYVFQHVPDNIMENYCNKVLEPLLARDGDPNQVLMNTLESFIENDGLINEAAKQLFVHRNTVTYRMEKVGSLLQMDFKKTNDLLKLKLVFTFRKFVRDQPSAKPHSQQH, encoded by the coding sequence ATGCAGCTTACAGTTAAAGAGGCTTTAAAGGTATATCCATTGTCTGAGGCCAGACTGGTTGCGGGTGGGGAAGGGACTTCGCGGATGATGAAATCCGTTAACGTCATGGACGCTCCAGATATAGCGGATTGGATCAAATCCGGAGAATTGCTGTTTACAACAGCGTTTATTATGAAAGATAACGAGACGGATGCACTCCGTTTGATGCGCCGCCTGAATGAACGCGGTTGTGCCGGACTTGGCATTAAATTGGGCCGCTTCTGGCAGTCCATTCCGCAAGGAATCATTGAGGAAGCGGATCGACTGAGGATGCCCCTGCTCGAGCTGCCGTTTCAATTTACGTTTTCCGACCAGATGAATGCGTTGTTCAAGGCCGAACATGAACGCAGCAATCGGTTGCTCCATGAGGTAGTACAGAAACAGAAAAAATTGATGCAGTTTGCACTGCAACAACAGCATCGGAATGTATTTGCCGAACTTGCCACTGTTTTGAATTACCCGCTTACGGTGATTGGCTCTCGAGGACATGTGCTCTATGGAAGCGATGGTATCGCCGGAGACGCGGTTGTACAGGGTTGGCCCTGGAAATCCGTCATGCACCGGGTGAAGTGGAATCAGGGTAGTTGCCACCGGGTGCCCATCAAGCAGAATGATGAAGAATACGGTTTTTTGCTCGTCTTTACAGACGCGGCCCTGTCTCTTAGAGCGGAGGAAGAATTATTCCAGCAGGCTGCGGATGTTCTGGCATTCTATATGGATATGACCTATCGGGAACACATTAACCCGACCGTTCAGGATGAGATGCGTACGCTGCTAACCCAGTATCTGGATAACAAAATGACGGTAGATGAACTATCCAGGCTCAGCGAGAATAAAGGTGTTCACCTGTTTCAGGGGACCTATCAGTGCGTGTTGATCACATTGGAACCGTCTGTTTTTGCCGAAGGAAAACTGCTGAAGCAGATCCACCGTGAGTTGCAGTACAATCCGCTGATGCAGTTCACAGCCTCACAGCATTTTCAGATCGAAGATGGCATTTTGTCCATCTATACCTGTCCAACGGGACGGGATTATGGAGAGGAGTTATCAGCTTTCCTGCTGAATCGGTTCGGTGATGTTCTTGCGGCTCAGGAAGCTAAGGGGGAACCTGCTCCGCGGTTCTGGATCAGCAAAATGAAGCATGAGCCAAAATCGTTGCGAGAAGCTTATCAGGAATGCCTGGATACCCGTCAATTGGCTCGTCGATTCGGCATGAAGGATCGGGCTCTCCAGTTCGAGATGTTGGAATTTGCCTATGTATTCCAACATGTACCGGATAACATCATGGAAAATTACTGCAACAAAGTACTTGAGCCATTATTGGCCAGGGATGGTGATCCCAATCAGGTGCTCATGAACACGCTGGAATCTTTTATCGAGAATGATGGACTCATTAACGAAGCTGCGAAGCAACTGTTTGTGCATCGGAACACCGTTACCTATCGGATGGAGAAGGTCGGAAGTTTGCTGCAAATGGACTTTAAGAAGACGAATGATCTGCTGAAATTAAAGCTGGTGTTCACCTTCCGTAAGTTTGTTCGTGACCAACCATCGGCAAAACCGCATTCGCAGCAGCATTAA